Proteins encoded together in one Lepisosteus oculatus isolate fLepOcu1 chromosome 2, fLepOcu1.hap2, whole genome shotgun sequence window:
- the LOC107076836 gene encoding uncharacterized protein isoform X1 encodes MHLQRYHAYEFFTLIVAGAEVTLSCSDRIECPLLKVEQEYINVEDFVRLHCEAERGEQCHFYTDQSPEPFRTVLNRRAFYSTLTEDSTYSSIFMHLLYRAIMLMYFVTLIVAGTEVTLSCSDPTECPLLKVEPEHIDMEDFVRLRCEAERGEQCHFYTDQSPEPFRTVLNRFNVCQLSATGRELLENKTHVHTTEVFLSCAAEMIVGNQRVISEQSEVKKVEVVVNFGQLHLQVDPKHISTEDDVKVRCEVEKGTRCHFYMGQSDVPFRSELYRREYRVCLLTVSGRELLQEMGNRTRAEVSLSCAVELDIKGQSVSSHHSESIRIKVEGLKISDIEVPITTSVTNSGVSTFESNITQINSTTGLRQYPYPFIWVAAAELFSLMATMVLSILYFRHKRDKLCTESS; translated from the exons ATGCACCTACAGAGATATCATGCTTATGAATTTTTTACACTAA ttGTAGCTGGGGCTGAAGTCACACTAAGCTGTTCAG ACCGTATTGAATGTCCTCTTCTTAAAGTGGAGCAAGAATACATCAACGTGGAGGACTTTGTCAGACTGCACTGTGAAGCTGAGAGAGGAGAACAATGTCACTTCTACACTGACCAGAGCCCAGAGCCTTTCAGAACAGTCTTGAACAG ACGTGCATTCTACAGTACACTCACTGAAgattcaacatacagtagtatcttcatgcacctactgtacagagCCATCATGCTTATGTATTTTGTTACACTGA ttGTAGCTGGTACTGAAGTCACACTAAGCTGTTCAG ACCCTACTGAATGTCCTCTTCTTAAAGTGGAGCCAGAACACATCGACATGGAGGACTTTGTCAGACTGCGCTGTGAAGCTGAGAGAGGAGAACAATGTCACTTCTACACTGACCAGAGCCCAGAGCCTTTCAGAACAGTCTTGAACAGGTTTAATGTTTGTCAGCTCAGTGCAACTGGGAGAGAGCTGCTGGAAAACAAAACTCATGTACATACAACTGAAGTCTTTCTGAGCTGTGCTGCTGAGATGATTGTGGGGAACCAAAGAGTTATTTCAGAGCAGAGTGAGGTCAAGAAAGTGGAGGTTGTTG TCAATTTTGGACAACTTCATTTACAAGTGGACCCCAAGCACATCAGCACTGAGGACGATGTCAAAGTTCGCTGTGAAGTGGAGAAAGGGACAAGGTGCCATTTCTACATGGGTCAAAGCGATGTCCCTTTCCGTtcagagctgtacaggagggaGTATCGGGTCTGTCTGCTCACTGTGTCTgggagggagctgctgcaagagaTGGGTAACAGAACCAGGGCTGAAGTCTCTCTGAGCTGTGCTGTTGAACTGGATATAAAGGGACAAAGTGTTTCTTCACATCATAGTGAGAGCATCAGGATTAAGGTGGAGG GACTGAAGATAAGTGACATAGAGGTACCTATAACTACTT ctGTTACAAATTCGGGGGTCTCCACATTTGAATCAA ATATTACACAGATAAATTCTACAACTGGACTCC GGCAATACCCTTATCCCTTTATCTGGGTAGCTGCTGCGGAATTGTTCTCTCTGATGGCAACAATGGTCCTGAGCATCCTCTATTTCAGACACA agagagaCAAACTGTGCACTGAGAG CAGCTGA
- the LOC107076836 gene encoding uncharacterized protein isoform X2 → MHLQRYHAYEFFTLIVAGAEVTLSCSDRIECPLLKVEQEYINVEDFVRLHCEAERGEQCHFYTDQSPEPFRTVLNRRAFYSTLTEDSTYSSIFMHLLYRAIMLMYFVTLIVAGTEVTLSCSDPTECPLLKVEPEHIDMEDFVRLRCEAERGEQCHFYTDQSPEPFRTVLNRFNVCQLSATGRELLENKTHVHTTEVFLSCAAEMIVGNQRVISEQSEVKKVEVVVNFGQLHLQVDPKHISTEDDVKVRCEVEKGTRCHFYMGQSDVPFRSELYRREYRVCLLTVSGRELLQEMGNRTRAEVSLSCAVELDIKGQSVSSHHSESIRIKVEGLKISDIEVPITTSVTNSGVSTFESNITQINSTTGLRQYPYPFIWVAAAELFSLMATMVLSILYFRHKRDKLCTES, encoded by the exons ATGCACCTACAGAGATATCATGCTTATGAATTTTTTACACTAA ttGTAGCTGGGGCTGAAGTCACACTAAGCTGTTCAG ACCGTATTGAATGTCCTCTTCTTAAAGTGGAGCAAGAATACATCAACGTGGAGGACTTTGTCAGACTGCACTGTGAAGCTGAGAGAGGAGAACAATGTCACTTCTACACTGACCAGAGCCCAGAGCCTTTCAGAACAGTCTTGAACAG ACGTGCATTCTACAGTACACTCACTGAAgattcaacatacagtagtatcttcatgcacctactgtacagagCCATCATGCTTATGTATTTTGTTACACTGA ttGTAGCTGGTACTGAAGTCACACTAAGCTGTTCAG ACCCTACTGAATGTCCTCTTCTTAAAGTGGAGCCAGAACACATCGACATGGAGGACTTTGTCAGACTGCGCTGTGAAGCTGAGAGAGGAGAACAATGTCACTTCTACACTGACCAGAGCCCAGAGCCTTTCAGAACAGTCTTGAACAGGTTTAATGTTTGTCAGCTCAGTGCAACTGGGAGAGAGCTGCTGGAAAACAAAACTCATGTACATACAACTGAAGTCTTTCTGAGCTGTGCTGCTGAGATGATTGTGGGGAACCAAAGAGTTATTTCAGAGCAGAGTGAGGTCAAGAAAGTGGAGGTTGTTG TCAATTTTGGACAACTTCATTTACAAGTGGACCCCAAGCACATCAGCACTGAGGACGATGTCAAAGTTCGCTGTGAAGTGGAGAAAGGGACAAGGTGCCATTTCTACATGGGTCAAAGCGATGTCCCTTTCCGTtcagagctgtacaggagggaGTATCGGGTCTGTCTGCTCACTGTGTCTgggagggagctgctgcaagagaTGGGTAACAGAACCAGGGCTGAAGTCTCTCTGAGCTGTGCTGTTGAACTGGATATAAAGGGACAAAGTGTTTCTTCACATCATAGTGAGAGCATCAGGATTAAGGTGGAGG GACTGAAGATAAGTGACATAGAGGTACCTATAACTACTT ctGTTACAAATTCGGGGGTCTCCACATTTGAATCAA ATATTACACAGATAAATTCTACAACTGGACTCC GGCAATACCCTTATCCCTTTATCTGGGTAGCTGCTGCGGAATTGTTCTCTCTGATGGCAACAATGGTCCTGAGCATCCTCTATTTCAGACACA agagagaCAAACTGTGCACTGAGAG CTGA
- the LOC107076836 gene encoding uncharacterized protein isoform X3, whose protein sequence is MHLQRYHAYEFFTLIVAGAEVTLSCSDRIECPLLKVEQEYINVEDFVRLHCEAERGEQCHFYTDQSPEPFRTVLNRRAFYSTLTEDSTYSSIFMHLLYRAIMLMYFVTLIVAGTEVTLSCSDPTECPLLKVEPEHIDMEDFVRLRCEAERGEQCHFYTDQSPEPFRTVLNRFNVCQLSATGRELLENKTHVHTTEVFLSCAAEMIVGNQRVISEQSEVKKVEVVVNFGQLHLQVDPKHISTEDDVKVRCEVEKGTRCHFYMGQSDVPFRSELYRREYRVCLLTVSGRELLQEMGNRTRAEVSLSCAVELDIKGQSVSSHHSESIRIKVEAVTNSGVSTFESNITQINSTTGLRQYPYPFIWVAAAELFSLMATMVLSILYFRHKRDKLCTESS, encoded by the exons ATGCACCTACAGAGATATCATGCTTATGAATTTTTTACACTAA ttGTAGCTGGGGCTGAAGTCACACTAAGCTGTTCAG ACCGTATTGAATGTCCTCTTCTTAAAGTGGAGCAAGAATACATCAACGTGGAGGACTTTGTCAGACTGCACTGTGAAGCTGAGAGAGGAGAACAATGTCACTTCTACACTGACCAGAGCCCAGAGCCTTTCAGAACAGTCTTGAACAG ACGTGCATTCTACAGTACACTCACTGAAgattcaacatacagtagtatcttcatgcacctactgtacagagCCATCATGCTTATGTATTTTGTTACACTGA ttGTAGCTGGTACTGAAGTCACACTAAGCTGTTCAG ACCCTACTGAATGTCCTCTTCTTAAAGTGGAGCCAGAACACATCGACATGGAGGACTTTGTCAGACTGCGCTGTGAAGCTGAGAGAGGAGAACAATGTCACTTCTACACTGACCAGAGCCCAGAGCCTTTCAGAACAGTCTTGAACAGGTTTAATGTTTGTCAGCTCAGTGCAACTGGGAGAGAGCTGCTGGAAAACAAAACTCATGTACATACAACTGAAGTCTTTCTGAGCTGTGCTGCTGAGATGATTGTGGGGAACCAAAGAGTTATTTCAGAGCAGAGTGAGGTCAAGAAAGTGGAGGTTGTTG TCAATTTTGGACAACTTCATTTACAAGTGGACCCCAAGCACATCAGCACTGAGGACGATGTCAAAGTTCGCTGTGAAGTGGAGAAAGGGACAAGGTGCCATTTCTACATGGGTCAAAGCGATGTCCCTTTCCGTtcagagctgtacaggagggaGTATCGGGTCTGTCTGCTCACTGTGTCTgggagggagctgctgcaagagaTGGGTAACAGAACCAGGGCTGAAGTCTCTCTGAGCTGTGCTGTTGAACTGGATATAAAGGGACAAAGTGTTTCTTCACATCATAGTGAGAGCATCAGGATTAAGGTGGAGG ctGTTACAAATTCGGGGGTCTCCACATTTGAATCAA ATATTACACAGATAAATTCTACAACTGGACTCC GGCAATACCCTTATCCCTTTATCTGGGTAGCTGCTGCGGAATTGTTCTCTCTGATGGCAACAATGGTCCTGAGCATCCTCTATTTCAGACACA agagagaCAAACTGTGCACTGAGAG CAGCTGA